Proteins found in one Labeo rohita strain BAU-BD-2019 chromosome 11, IGBB_LRoh.1.0, whole genome shotgun sequence genomic segment:
- the pfkfb4a gene encoding 6-phosphofructo-2-kinase/fructose-2,6-bisphosphatase 4a isoform X1 translates to MNVTEDSTELCGNSLTRELTQNPLKKIWVPSCKNGLPERHISQRKVCMTNCPTLIVTVGLPARGKTYISKKLTRYLNWIDVPTKEFNVGQYRRECVKIYKSFEFFRPDNEEGLKIRKQCALAALNDVRQFLTDEGGQVAVFDATNTTRERRETILRFAEQNGFKVFFVESVCEDPDVIAENIVQVKLGSPDYTHCNTEEAVADFMKRIKCYENSYEPLDEELDRDLSFIKIIDVGRRYLVNRVQDHIQSRIVYYLMNIHITPRSIYLCRHGESDLNIKGRIGGDSGLSARGKDFANGLGQFIQSQNIRDLKVWTSQMKRTIQTAEAVGVPYEQWKALNEIDAGVCEELMYEEIQQRYPLEFALRDQDKYRYRYPKGESYEDLVQRLEPVIMELERQENVLVICHQAVMRCLLAYFLDKSAEELPYLKCPLHTVLKLTPVAYGCKVESICLNVDAVNTHRDRPTNVNVHRTAEDALQTVPPSPLTYSHTAFSLFTTPMSLRAWDCHYNRSTLPSDRPLIRFWSVTLTGYLVAVRFLLIVYIVNGFSLHVLKEP, encoded by the exons ATGAATGTAACCGAGGACAGCACGGAGCTATGCGGCAATAGTCTAACCCGAGAGCTCACTCAGAATCCTTTAAAGAAAATATGGGTGCCATCCTGCAAAAACGGCCTTCCTGAGAGACACATTAGTCAAAGAAAGG tATGTATGACCAACTGCCCCACACTTATAGTAACCGTTGGTCTACCAGCCAGAGGAAAGACCTACATCTCCAAGAAACTGACACGCTACCTCAACTGGATTGATGTTCCAACAAAAG AGTTTAACGTTGGGCAGTACAGACGTGAATGTGTGAAGATCTACAAATCCTTTGAGTTCTTTCGGCCAGACAATGAAGAGGGGCTTAAAATCAGGAA GCAGTGTGCATTGGCGGCTCTTAACGACGTACGGCAGTTCCTAACAGATGAAGGCGGCCAGGTGGCG GTTTTTGATGCCACAAACACAACTAGAGAAAGAAGAGAGACGATTCTCAGATTTGCAGAGCAGAATGGTTTCAAG GTTTTCTTTGTGGAATCTGTGTGCGAAGACCCAGACGTCATAGCCGAGAACATTGTG CAAGTGAAGCTGGGCAGTCCAGACTACACACACTGTAACACGGAGGAAGCCGTCGCAGACTTTATGAAGAGGATAAAGTGTTATGAGAACTCTTATGAACCGCTGGATGAGGAGTTGGACAG GGACCTTTCATTTATTAAGATTATTGATGTGGGGCGGCGGTACCTGGTGAACAGGGTCCAGGACCACATACAGAGCCGAATAGTTTACTACCTCATGAATATCCACATCACACCCCGCTCCATCTACTTGTGCCGGCATGGAGAGAGCGATCTTAACATCAAAGGACGCATCGGTGGAGACTCAGGGCTCTCGGCCAGGGGAAAGGAT TTTGCTAATGGTTTGGGCCAGTTTATCCAGTCGCAGAATATTCGTGATTTGAAGGTGTGGACGAGTCAGATGAAGAGGACCATACAGACGGCAGAAGCTGTTGGTGTGCCATACGAACAGTGGAAAGCTCTCAATGAGATTGATGCC ggcGTTTGTGAGGAACTCATGTATGAAGAGATCCAGCAGCGATATCCACTGGAGTTTGCATTACGCGACCAGGACAAATATCGTTATCGCTATCCCAAAGGAGAG TCTTATGAAGACTTGGTTCAGCGGCTGGAACCTGTGATCATGGAGTTAGAGCGGCAGGAAAACGTTCTGGTCATCTGTCATCAAGCTGTCATGAGATGTTTGCTGGCCTACTTTCTGGACAAGTCTGCAG AGGAACTGCCTTACCTGAAATGCCCTCTTCACACAGTATTGAAGTTAACGCCAGTGGCCTATG GTTGTAAGGTGGAGTCGATCTGTTTGAATGTGGATGCTGTGAATACACACAGAGACAGACCAACG AATGTCAATGTGCACCGCACTGCCGAGGATGCCCTACAGACTGTCCCCCCCTCACCTCTGACCTACAGCCACACCGCCTTCTCTCTATTCACTACACCAATGTCTCTCCGAGCCTGGGATTGCCATTACAACAGGTCAACCCTGCCTTCAGATAGACCCCTAATCAGGTTCTGGTCTGTTACGTTAACCGGTTATTTAGTGGCTGTAAGATTTCTACTGATTGTATATATAGTAAATGGTTTCTCACTCCATGTTTTAAAAGAGCCATAA
- the pfkfb4a gene encoding 6-phosphofructo-2-kinase/fructose-2,6-bisphosphatase 4a isoform X3: MNVTEDSTELCGNSLTRELTQNPLKKIWVPSCKNGLPERHISQRKVCMTNCPTLIVTVGLPARGKTYISKKLTRYLNWIDVPTKEFNVGQYRRECVKIYKSFEFFRPDNEEGLKIRKQCALAALNDVRQFLTDEGGQVAVFDATNTTRERRETILRFAEQNGFKVFFVESVCEDPDVIAENIVQVKLGSPDYTHCNTEEAVADFMKRIKCYENSYEPLDEELDRDLSFIKIIDVGRRYLVNRVQDHIQSRIVYYLMNIHITPRSIYLCRHGESDLNIKGRIGGDSGLSARGKDFANGLGQFIQSQNIRDLKVWTSQMKRTIQTAEAVGVPYEQWKALNEIDAGVCEELMYEEIQQRYPLEFALRDQDKYRYRYPKGESYEDLVQRLEPVIMELERQENVLVICHQAVMRCLLAYFLDKSAEELPYLKCPLHTVLKLTPVAYGCKVESICLNVDAVNTHRDRPTNVDVSRMPEEALLTVPDHH, from the exons ATGAATGTAACCGAGGACAGCACGGAGCTATGCGGCAATAGTCTAACCCGAGAGCTCACTCAGAATCCTTTAAAGAAAATATGGGTGCCATCCTGCAAAAACGGCCTTCCTGAGAGACACATTAGTCAAAGAAAGG tATGTATGACCAACTGCCCCACACTTATAGTAACCGTTGGTCTACCAGCCAGAGGAAAGACCTACATCTCCAAGAAACTGACACGCTACCTCAACTGGATTGATGTTCCAACAAAAG AGTTTAACGTTGGGCAGTACAGACGTGAATGTGTGAAGATCTACAAATCCTTTGAGTTCTTTCGGCCAGACAATGAAGAGGGGCTTAAAATCAGGAA GCAGTGTGCATTGGCGGCTCTTAACGACGTACGGCAGTTCCTAACAGATGAAGGCGGCCAGGTGGCG GTTTTTGATGCCACAAACACAACTAGAGAAAGAAGAGAGACGATTCTCAGATTTGCAGAGCAGAATGGTTTCAAG GTTTTCTTTGTGGAATCTGTGTGCGAAGACCCAGACGTCATAGCCGAGAACATTGTG CAAGTGAAGCTGGGCAGTCCAGACTACACACACTGTAACACGGAGGAAGCCGTCGCAGACTTTATGAAGAGGATAAAGTGTTATGAGAACTCTTATGAACCGCTGGATGAGGAGTTGGACAG GGACCTTTCATTTATTAAGATTATTGATGTGGGGCGGCGGTACCTGGTGAACAGGGTCCAGGACCACATACAGAGCCGAATAGTTTACTACCTCATGAATATCCACATCACACCCCGCTCCATCTACTTGTGCCGGCATGGAGAGAGCGATCTTAACATCAAAGGACGCATCGGTGGAGACTCAGGGCTCTCGGCCAGGGGAAAGGAT TTTGCTAATGGTTTGGGCCAGTTTATCCAGTCGCAGAATATTCGTGATTTGAAGGTGTGGACGAGTCAGATGAAGAGGACCATACAGACGGCAGAAGCTGTTGGTGTGCCATACGAACAGTGGAAAGCTCTCAATGAGATTGATGCC ggcGTTTGTGAGGAACTCATGTATGAAGAGATCCAGCAGCGATATCCACTGGAGTTTGCATTACGCGACCAGGACAAATATCGTTATCGCTATCCCAAAGGAGAG TCTTATGAAGACTTGGTTCAGCGGCTGGAACCTGTGATCATGGAGTTAGAGCGGCAGGAAAACGTTCTGGTCATCTGTCATCAAGCTGTCATGAGATGTTTGCTGGCCTACTTTCTGGACAAGTCTGCAG AGGAACTGCCTTACCTGAAATGCCCTCTTCACACAGTATTGAAGTTAACGCCAGTGGCCTATG GTTGTAAGGTGGAGTCGATCTGTTTGAATGTGGATGCTGTGAATACACACAGAGACAGACCAACG AACGTAGATGTGTCACGGATGCCGGAAGAGGCTTTGTTAACAGTGCCAGATCATCACTGA
- the pfkfb4a gene encoding 6-phosphofructo-2-kinase/fructose-2,6-bisphosphatase 4a isoform X2, producing MRGASRSKNTQNLDKRVCMTNCPTLIVTVGLPARGKTYISKKLTRYLNWIDVPTKEFNVGQYRRECVKIYKSFEFFRPDNEEGLKIRKQCALAALNDVRQFLTDEGGQVAVFDATNTTRERRETILRFAEQNGFKVFFVESVCEDPDVIAENIVQVKLGSPDYTHCNTEEAVADFMKRIKCYENSYEPLDEELDRDLSFIKIIDVGRRYLVNRVQDHIQSRIVYYLMNIHITPRSIYLCRHGESDLNIKGRIGGDSGLSARGKDFANGLGQFIQSQNIRDLKVWTSQMKRTIQTAEAVGVPYEQWKALNEIDAGVCEELMYEEIQQRYPLEFALRDQDKYRYRYPKGESYEDLVQRLEPVIMELERQENVLVICHQAVMRCLLAYFLDKSAEELPYLKCPLHTVLKLTPVAYGCKVESICLNVDAVNTHRDRPTNVNVHRTAEDALQTVPPSPLTYSHTAFSLFTTPMSLRAWDCHYNRSTLPSDRPLIRFWSVTLTGYLVAVRFLLIVYIVNGFSLHVLKEP from the exons tATGTATGACCAACTGCCCCACACTTATAGTAACCGTTGGTCTACCAGCCAGAGGAAAGACCTACATCTCCAAGAAACTGACACGCTACCTCAACTGGATTGATGTTCCAACAAAAG AGTTTAACGTTGGGCAGTACAGACGTGAATGTGTGAAGATCTACAAATCCTTTGAGTTCTTTCGGCCAGACAATGAAGAGGGGCTTAAAATCAGGAA GCAGTGTGCATTGGCGGCTCTTAACGACGTACGGCAGTTCCTAACAGATGAAGGCGGCCAGGTGGCG GTTTTTGATGCCACAAACACAACTAGAGAAAGAAGAGAGACGATTCTCAGATTTGCAGAGCAGAATGGTTTCAAG GTTTTCTTTGTGGAATCTGTGTGCGAAGACCCAGACGTCATAGCCGAGAACATTGTG CAAGTGAAGCTGGGCAGTCCAGACTACACACACTGTAACACGGAGGAAGCCGTCGCAGACTTTATGAAGAGGATAAAGTGTTATGAGAACTCTTATGAACCGCTGGATGAGGAGTTGGACAG GGACCTTTCATTTATTAAGATTATTGATGTGGGGCGGCGGTACCTGGTGAACAGGGTCCAGGACCACATACAGAGCCGAATAGTTTACTACCTCATGAATATCCACATCACACCCCGCTCCATCTACTTGTGCCGGCATGGAGAGAGCGATCTTAACATCAAAGGACGCATCGGTGGAGACTCAGGGCTCTCGGCCAGGGGAAAGGAT TTTGCTAATGGTTTGGGCCAGTTTATCCAGTCGCAGAATATTCGTGATTTGAAGGTGTGGACGAGTCAGATGAAGAGGACCATACAGACGGCAGAAGCTGTTGGTGTGCCATACGAACAGTGGAAAGCTCTCAATGAGATTGATGCC ggcGTTTGTGAGGAACTCATGTATGAAGAGATCCAGCAGCGATATCCACTGGAGTTTGCATTACGCGACCAGGACAAATATCGTTATCGCTATCCCAAAGGAGAG TCTTATGAAGACTTGGTTCAGCGGCTGGAACCTGTGATCATGGAGTTAGAGCGGCAGGAAAACGTTCTGGTCATCTGTCATCAAGCTGTCATGAGATGTTTGCTGGCCTACTTTCTGGACAAGTCTGCAG AGGAACTGCCTTACCTGAAATGCCCTCTTCACACAGTATTGAAGTTAACGCCAGTGGCCTATG GTTGTAAGGTGGAGTCGATCTGTTTGAATGTGGATGCTGTGAATACACACAGAGACAGACCAACG AATGTCAATGTGCACCGCACTGCCGAGGATGCCCTACAGACTGTCCCCCCCTCACCTCTGACCTACAGCCACACCGCCTTCTCTCTATTCACTACACCAATGTCTCTCCGAGCCTGGGATTGCCATTACAACAGGTCAACCCTGCCTTCAGATAGACCCCTAATCAGGTTCTGGTCTGTTACGTTAACCGGTTATTTAGTGGCTGTAAGATTTCTACTGATTGTATATATAGTAAATGGTTTCTCACTCCATGTTTTAAAAGAGCCATAA
- the pfkfb4a gene encoding 6-phosphofructo-2-kinase/fructose-2,6-bisphosphatase 4a isoform X4 produces MRGASRSKNTQNLDKRVCMTNCPTLIVTVGLPARGKTYISKKLTRYLNWIDVPTKEFNVGQYRRECVKIYKSFEFFRPDNEEGLKIRKQCALAALNDVRQFLTDEGGQVAVFDATNTTRERRETILRFAEQNGFKVFFVESVCEDPDVIAENIVQVKLGSPDYTHCNTEEAVADFMKRIKCYENSYEPLDEELDRDLSFIKIIDVGRRYLVNRVQDHIQSRIVYYLMNIHITPRSIYLCRHGESDLNIKGRIGGDSGLSARGKDFANGLGQFIQSQNIRDLKVWTSQMKRTIQTAEAVGVPYEQWKALNEIDAGVCEELMYEEIQQRYPLEFALRDQDKYRYRYPKGESYEDLVQRLEPVIMELERQENVLVICHQAVMRCLLAYFLDKSAEELPYLKCPLHTVLKLTPVAYGCKVESICLNVDAVNTHRDRPTNVDVSRMPEEALLTVPDHH; encoded by the exons tATGTATGACCAACTGCCCCACACTTATAGTAACCGTTGGTCTACCAGCCAGAGGAAAGACCTACATCTCCAAGAAACTGACACGCTACCTCAACTGGATTGATGTTCCAACAAAAG AGTTTAACGTTGGGCAGTACAGACGTGAATGTGTGAAGATCTACAAATCCTTTGAGTTCTTTCGGCCAGACAATGAAGAGGGGCTTAAAATCAGGAA GCAGTGTGCATTGGCGGCTCTTAACGACGTACGGCAGTTCCTAACAGATGAAGGCGGCCAGGTGGCG GTTTTTGATGCCACAAACACAACTAGAGAAAGAAGAGAGACGATTCTCAGATTTGCAGAGCAGAATGGTTTCAAG GTTTTCTTTGTGGAATCTGTGTGCGAAGACCCAGACGTCATAGCCGAGAACATTGTG CAAGTGAAGCTGGGCAGTCCAGACTACACACACTGTAACACGGAGGAAGCCGTCGCAGACTTTATGAAGAGGATAAAGTGTTATGAGAACTCTTATGAACCGCTGGATGAGGAGTTGGACAG GGACCTTTCATTTATTAAGATTATTGATGTGGGGCGGCGGTACCTGGTGAACAGGGTCCAGGACCACATACAGAGCCGAATAGTTTACTACCTCATGAATATCCACATCACACCCCGCTCCATCTACTTGTGCCGGCATGGAGAGAGCGATCTTAACATCAAAGGACGCATCGGTGGAGACTCAGGGCTCTCGGCCAGGGGAAAGGAT TTTGCTAATGGTTTGGGCCAGTTTATCCAGTCGCAGAATATTCGTGATTTGAAGGTGTGGACGAGTCAGATGAAGAGGACCATACAGACGGCAGAAGCTGTTGGTGTGCCATACGAACAGTGGAAAGCTCTCAATGAGATTGATGCC ggcGTTTGTGAGGAACTCATGTATGAAGAGATCCAGCAGCGATATCCACTGGAGTTTGCATTACGCGACCAGGACAAATATCGTTATCGCTATCCCAAAGGAGAG TCTTATGAAGACTTGGTTCAGCGGCTGGAACCTGTGATCATGGAGTTAGAGCGGCAGGAAAACGTTCTGGTCATCTGTCATCAAGCTGTCATGAGATGTTTGCTGGCCTACTTTCTGGACAAGTCTGCAG AGGAACTGCCTTACCTGAAATGCCCTCTTCACACAGTATTGAAGTTAACGCCAGTGGCCTATG GTTGTAAGGTGGAGTCGATCTGTTTGAATGTGGATGCTGTGAATACACACAGAGACAGACCAACG AACGTAGATGTGTCACGGATGCCGGAAGAGGCTTTGTTAACAGTGCCAGATCATCACTGA